The following are encoded together in the Panicum virgatum strain AP13 chromosome 6K, P.virgatum_v5, whole genome shotgun sequence genome:
- the LOC120713193 gene encoding uncharacterized protein LOC120713193, whose amino-acid sequence MGGFEKMADRRWMYLENRLCEEYLSGIKTFIAAADADKLDRHIMERMVLMIEICSAVILWVKKSLPNDEADYDNNETTAGHDMSEDELVDIGDNYASIADKMEEMVCDAMSYDGYSIGDFGKLEKMVRDMKTPLYPGCKEKWSKLFTSLKLLQLKATHHWTDRGFKALLDLLSDMLPEENEIPKTTYEPKETICPLGMEVEKIHACKNDCVLFRGDHADLTECPECGASRYKRRNDGGDEGRVHGAPQKVAWYFSLIPRLRHLFASSKDAKLLRWHMEGRKIDTNIRHPADST is encoded by the exons ATGGGTGGTTTCGAAAAG ATGGCAGACAGGAGGTGGATGTATCTGGAGAACCGTCTATGTGAAGAGTATTTAAGTGGTATAAAGACATTCATTGCCGCAGCAGATGCGGACAAGTTGGATCGCCACAT CATGGAGAGGATGGTGTTAATGATCGAGATCTGTAGTGCAGTGATCTTATGGGTGAAGAAATCTCTGCCG AATGATGAAGCGGACTATGACAATAATGAGACAACAGCAGGACATGATATGAGTGAGGATGAGCTTGTTGATATTGGTGACAATTATGCTAGCATTGCTGACAAAATGGAGGAGATGGTGTGTGATGCAATGTCATATGATGGGTACAGTATTGGGGATTTTGGGAAATTGGAAAAGATGGTGAGAGATATGAAGACCCCACTCTATCCAGGCTGCAAGGAGAAGTGGTCAAAACTCTTCACATCACTAAAACTTCTACAGCTAAAGGCCACACATCACTGGACTGATCGCGGCTTCAAGGCATTGTTAGATTTGCTAAGCGACATGCTTCCGGAGGAGAATGAGATACCCAAGACCACTTATGAGCCGAAGGAGACTATTTGCCCTTTGGGGATGGAAGTTGAGAAAATCCATGCTTGTAAGAACGACTGCGTCCTATTCCGTGGTGACCATGCAGATCTCACTGAATGCCCAGAGTGTGGAGCCTCTCGTTACAAACGAAGGAATGACGGGGGTGATGAGGGAAGGGTGCACGGAGCTCCTCAGAAGGTAGCATGGTATTTTTCATTAATACCTCGCCTAAGGCATTTGTTTGCATCAAGCAAGGATGCAAAGCTTTTGCGTTGGCACATGGAAGGGCGCAAGATAGATACTAATATACGCCACCCGGCGGATTCAACATAG